A window of Halogeometricum sp. S1BR25-6 genomic DNA:
AACCGACCTCGACGTCGTCGTCTACCTCGACGTGAGCGAGGAGGAACTCGTCGACCGACTCACGGGCCGCCGAATCTGTCCCGACTGCGGCGCGAACTACCACGTCGAGTTCGCCCCGCCCGAGGAGGCGGGCGTCTGCGACGAGTGCGGGTCGCCGCTCGTCCAGCGGGAAGACGACACCGAGGAAACGGTCCGCGAGCGCCTGAGCGTCTACCACGAGAACACCGAACCCGTCGTCGACCACTACCGCGAGGAGGGCGTCCTCGAAGAGGTGGACGGCGAGCAGACCCCCGACGAGGTGTTCGAGGACGTGGCGGCCGTCGTCGAAGACGCGTAGACGGGCCGCAGAGGCGACGGTGCGGCTTCCGAAACGCGGATTTTCTCGCCGGGCCAGACGCAGACGGAGAGTAAAAGCTTGATAACCGGTGAGTAACTACTCTCTCGGCAATGGCACGAATCGAAGCGAAGGTGCGGGACCTCGTCTCCTCGGACCCGGAGATGCGGAGCGCCGTCAAGACCGTCCTCGAACGGTCCGACGGCGGCGACGTCCGGTGGGTCGACGTGAAAGGAGACATCACGAGCGGCCACTGGGGTCGCCTCATCGAGAAGGGCGTCCTCGTCGACGGCGACGAGGGCTTCGAACTCGCCGACCCCGAGGCGACGCGCGCCGGCCTGGAAGAGGCCTCGGCGTCGTCGGGGTCGAGTTCGGCGTCGACGTCCTCCTCGGTCGATATCGACGACGAGGACTCCTCGTGGTCGAAGTACGACAAGATGGCGGCTGTGGTCACGGTGGGCCTGTTCGCCGCCTACGGCTGGAAGCCCCTCCGCGACGTCATCGGCACCGCGATGGACGTCTTCCTCGGACCGCTGACGGAACTGCTCCCGTTCTACGCGGTCATCATGGTCATCGCGCTGGCGACGGGGCTGTACTCGACGCTGCTGCAGGCGAACCTCATGAACATGGAGAAGATGGGTGCCTACCAAGAGCGGATGAAGGACATCCAGAAGCGGCAGAAGGAGGCCCGCGAGGCGGGCGACGACGAGGCGCTTGACGCCATCCAGGAGGAGCAGATGGAGGCGATGGGCGACCAGTTGGGGATGTTCAAAGAGCAGTTCCGCCCGATGGTGTGGATCATGTTCATCACCATCCCGGCGTTCCTCTGGATGTACTGGGCCATCGGCGTCGGCGGCGGCGCCGAGGCGCAGGTCACGATGGGGAACATCGTCCTGCCGCTGGTCGGCGAGGTGGCGTGGACCGAGGGCGTCCTCGGCCCGATGCAGGCGTGGATCATCTGGTACTTCCTCTGCTCGATGGGGTTCACCCAGATCATCCGAAAGAGTCTCAATATCGACATCTCGCCGTCGGCGTCGTAATCGGAGTCGGAGTCGGGCCCGCACCGCTCGATTCGTCCGACGCGGCGTTCGACACGGGGCGACACACCCGTCGGCAAAGACAACCTCTTTTAGCGGGACCGTCCGAGAGTCTCTATGTTGCTCACCGTCTCCGGTCCGCCGGGCGCCGGAAAAAGTACGACCGCCGAAACGCTCGCCGAGGCGTTCGACCTCGAACACATCTCCGGCGGCGACATCTTTCGTCAACTCGCCGCCGAACGGGGAATGACGGCGGTCGAGTTCAACAAACTCGCCGAGAAGGACGGACAGATCGACCGCGATTTGGACCGCCGCCTCCGGAGCATCGCCGTCGAACGCGACGACGTGCTGTTGGAGTCGCGGCTCGCCGGGTGGTTGGCCGGCGACGCCGCCGACGTTCGCCTGTGGTTGGACGCGCCGCTGGACGTCCGCGCCACCCGCATCGCCGACCGGGAGGGGAAGTCGGTCGAACGCGCCCGCGAGGAGACGGCCGCGCGCGCCCAGAGCGAGGCGCTTCGCTACAAGGAGTACTACAACATCGACATCACCAACCTCGCTATCTACGACGTGACGCTCAACACCGCCCGGTGGAGCCAAGAGGACGTCCCGGATATCCTGAAAGCCGCCGTCGACGCCTACGACCCCGAGGACGACGAGGGGAAGTTCCCCGTCGAGGGTGTCGAGTACGACTTCTGACCCGTGACTGACCTTCGCGGCCCCCCCGACGACCGCTCCGTCGACGACCTGCTGTCGTTCGGCGTCGTCAACCTCGACAAGCCGCCCGGCCCCTCGGCGCACCAGGTCGCCGCGTGGGTGCGGGACATGACGGACGTCGAACGGGCGGCCCACGCCGGTACGCTCGACCCCAAGGTGACGGGCTGTCTCCCGACGCTCCTCGGCGACGCGACCCGGATGGCGCAGGTGTTCCTCGAAGGCACGAAGGAGTACGTCTCCGTGCTGGAACTGCACGGACCCGTCCCCTCGGACTTCGACGCCGTCGTCGCCGAGTTCGAGGGCGAGGTGTACCAGAAGCCGCCCAGAAAGAGCGCCGTCTCGCGCCGCCTGCGCTCCCGCGAGGTGTACGACCTCGACGTATTGGAGGTTCGAGACCGGCAGGCCCTGCTCCGCATCCGCTGTGAGAGCGGCACCTACGTCAGAAAGCTCTGTCACGACATCGGCCTCGCGGCCGGGACGGGCGCGCACATGGGCCATCTCCGCCGCACCGCGACCGACCCGTTCGACGACACGTCGCTCTCGACGCTGTACGACCTCTCGGACGCCCTCGCGTTCGCCGAGGAGGGTGACGAGTCGGTCCTGCGCGAGGTGGTCGCGCCGGCCGAACGCGCCCTCTCGCACCTGCCGCACGTCACTATCGCGTACTCGGCGGCCGAGCAGGTGGCCGAGGGCGCGCCGGTGTACGCGCCGGGCGTGTTCGACGCAGACGACGCCGACCGCGGGTCGCTCGTCGCCTGCGTCACGCCGGACGACGCCGCCGTCTGCCTCGGCCACCTCGTCGGCGACCCCGACGCCGACTCGGGCGAGGTCGTCTCGCTGGAACGCGTGCTGATCTGACTGCGTTTCTCCGCGACCCGACCGTTTTTCTCCGCCGACCGTGACGCCGGGGTATGAAGCTCGGAACCGTCGAATCCGAACCCGGAGCGGTCGTTGGCGGCTGGTTCGAGGCGACGGACCTCCCGACCGGCGGGGCGGAGCGTCTCCCACTCGTGGTCGCCGAGGGCGAGTCCGCGGGGCCGACGCTGTGGCTCACCGGCGGCGTCCACGGCGACGAAGCGACCGGGGTCGCCGTCGCGCAGGACGCGATGCGCGCGGACCTCCCCGCGAACCTCTCGGGTACCGTCGTCTGCGTGCCCGTCGTCAACCCCGCGGGCCTCCGCCGCAACGCCCGGCAGTCCTACTACGGCGACGACGACCCGAACCGCTACTTCCCGGACCCCGAGTCGGCGTCCTCGCGCCCGCCGGGCGTGCAGGAGCGAATCGACGAGCGACTGTACGAGGCGTTCGCCGAGTCAGCGGACGCCCTCGTCGACCTGCACACCGCCCAGGTGGGGTCGATGCCGTTTCTCATCCGCGACCGGGTGCTGTACGGCGAGCGTCGCGGGCGGGAGGAAGCCGAAGAACTCGCCGCCGACCTGGACCGCCTCGCCTCCGCGTTCGGCTTTCCGACCCTCACGGAGTACCCCGCCGCCGAGTACGTCGAGCAGGCGCTCCAGCGCTCGACGGCTGGCGCGGCGCTGAACGCCGCCGGCGTCCCCGCGGTCACCG
This region includes:
- the cmk gene encoding (d)CMP kinase, which translates into the protein MLLTVSGPPGAGKSTTAETLAEAFDLEHISGGDIFRQLAAERGMTAVEFNKLAEKDGQIDRDLDRRLRSIAVERDDVLLESRLAGWLAGDAADVRLWLDAPLDVRATRIADREGKSVERAREETAARAQSEALRYKEYYNIDITNLAIYDVTLNTARWSQEDVPDILKAAVDAYDPEDDEGKFPVEGVEYDF
- a CDS encoding succinylglutamate desuccinylase/aspartoacylase family protein translates to MKLGTVESEPGAVVGGWFEATDLPTGGAERLPLVVAEGESAGPTLWLTGGVHGDEATGVAVAQDAMRADLPANLSGTVVCVPVVNPAGLRRNARQSYYGDDDPNRYFPDPESASSRPPGVQERIDERLYEAFAESADALVDLHTAQVGSMPFLIRDRVLYGERRGREEAEELAADLDRLASAFGFPTLTEYPAAEYVEQALQRSTAGAALNAAGVPAVTVELGGHSVVEEDVRAAGVAGVYSVLVELGMLDSADVPEDVGDPGVGVPDAPVDYPVRRAVHPRTETAGLIRHRVEPGDVVESGDVVADVVTPQGEGVDTVETDHDGYVVARREGLVAYEGDPVLSTAVRDDGDLVVPRDPDAESE
- a CDS encoding DUF106 domain-containing protein translates to MARIEAKVRDLVSSDPEMRSAVKTVLERSDGGDVRWVDVKGDITSGHWGRLIEKGVLVDGDEGFELADPEATRAGLEEASASSGSSSASTSSSVDIDDEDSSWSKYDKMAAVVTVGLFAAYGWKPLRDVIGTAMDVFLGPLTELLPFYAVIMVIALATGLYSTLLQANLMNMEKMGAYQERMKDIQKRQKEAREAGDDEALDAIQEEQMEAMGDQLGMFKEQFRPMVWIMFITIPAFLWMYWAIGVGGGAEAQVTMGNIVLPLVGEVAWTEGVLGPMQAWIIWYFLCSMGFTQIIRKSLNIDISPSAS
- a CDS encoding RNA-guided pseudouridylation complex pseudouridine synthase subunit Cbf5, which encodes MTDLRGPPDDRSVDDLLSFGVVNLDKPPGPSAHQVAAWVRDMTDVERAAHAGTLDPKVTGCLPTLLGDATRMAQVFLEGTKEYVSVLELHGPVPSDFDAVVAEFEGEVYQKPPRKSAVSRRLRSREVYDLDVLEVRDRQALLRIRCESGTYVRKLCHDIGLAAGTGAHMGHLRRTATDPFDDTSLSTLYDLSDALAFAEEGDESVLREVVAPAERALSHLPHVTIAYSAAEQVAEGAPVYAPGVFDADDADRGSLVACVTPDDAAVCLGHLVGDPDADSGEVVSLERVLI
- a CDS encoding adenylate kinase produces the protein MGTHILLLGAPGAGKGTQSKRLADEFDLEHVTTGDALRANKEMDISHLDFEYDTPREYMDAGELVPDDVVNEIVKTALQDSDGYVLDGYPRNLDQAEYLSEITDLDVVVYLDVSEEELVDRLTGRRICPDCGANYHVEFAPPEEAGVCDECGSPLVQREDDTEETVRERLSVYHENTEPVVDHYREEGVLEEVDGEQTPDEVFEDVAAVVEDA